The sequence ATTACACATACCACATTTCCATTCATATCTAAAATAGGACTAGATGCCACAATCTGTTTGTAATGTTCATGCCCTTTTATCTCCACATCTTGAAACATCACTATTCTTTTTTTCAATTTGCAGACTTTTTCTGTTATACATATGTTTATCTCTTTATTTTTCTTTAGATTATATACATTATATGCTAAAAGTTTTTCTTTTGGTATTTTAACCATATTTACATAGACTGTATTAACAAAAATATAGTTTCCAAGAGAATCAACAATGTAGATTCCATAGGGAAGATTATCCAGAGCATTTTCTAAAAGTTCTCTTTGTATCATTACATACCCCCTTATAAATTACTTAAAATTATAACATAAAAAAATTAAAAACTTAATTATATTATTTGGCACAGATATTGCTTTATTATAGGACAGGAAAGTTAAAAGGAGGTCAAATATGAAAATAGCAATTTTAGGATGTGGAGCAATGGGAACTGTCATGGGAGCCTATATGACAAAGAATGGTTTAAATGTAGAGATGATTGACAGTTACAAGGAACATGTAGATATGCTGAATAAAAATGGTGCTCATATTATTGGAAGTGTTGATATGACAGTACCTGTAAAGGCTATTACACCAGAAGAAATGAAAGGAGTATATGACATAGTTTTTCTTCTCACAAAGCAGACAGCTAATGATGTAGTATTAAAAAATCTCCTTCCTCATTTAAATGAGAACAGCACAGTATGTACTCTGCAAAATGGAGTTCCAGAGCATTTTGTAGCAGAATATGCAGGAGAAAAGAGAACAGTAGGGGGAACTGTATTGTGGGGAGCAACATTCATAGAACCAGGAATTTCAGAGCTTACACAGGATATAAGAAAAAATGACCATCTTTTTGAAATAGGTGAAATAGATGGTGCTATAGGGGAAAGAATAAAAAAAGTGGCAGATATGCTGGGATATATGGGAAAGGCAAAAATTACAGACAGCCTCATGGCTTCAAGATGGGGGAAACTGATAAACAATGCTTGTATGAGTGGAATGTCTGCTGCATGCGGAGCGACTTTCGGGGAGATTTTAAAGAATGAAAAATCAAGAGCCTGCCTCAGCTATCTGGCAAGAGAGGTAAAAAAATGCTGTGAAGCAGAAGGATATAAACTGCCAATACTTTTAAATGAGCAGGAACCTTATTCATGTGACATAAAAGATCAGGAAATGTTTAATACTAATCAAAAAATGTTTCTTGAAATGTATAAAGATATGCATACAGCTAAAGCAAGTATGCTTCAAGACCTTGAAAAAGAAAAGAAAACAGAAGTTCAGATGATAAATGGATATGTAAGCTCAACAGGAGATAAACATAATATACACACTCCATTTAACGATACTATTGTTGAGATAGTCACTAAGATAGAAGGAAAAATTCTTCCTCTCTCTATGGATAATTTAAAATATTTTAATGACGACCTGTTTGAATTTGAATATTATCAAGAATAATAAAATGAGGAGGAAAGATGGATATATTATCTGTACTAGGTTTGATATTAGCAGTTATAGTTTTAATTATAGGAGCTTATAAAGGTCTTGGAGCACTTCCCTTGACGCTCCTTGCCTCAGCAGTTGTTATACTGACAAGCAGAATTCCAATCTGGACTGGATTCTCTCAACATTATATGAGTGGATATACAAATGCTTATTTCAGTTATTTTTTACTATTCTGCAGTTCAGCACTATATGCAAAGCTGATGGATATTTCAGGGTGTGCAACTTCTATTGGATATAAATTTATTGACTGGTTTGGAAAAAAGAGAGTACTATTAGTTTCAACTTTAATTATAAGTGTTTTAACATATGGTGGTGTAAGCTTATTTGTAGTTGTTTATGCAGTAGCTCCTATTATGTTTCTGCTGTTCAAGGAAGCTAATCTGCCAAGACATCTTACAATGGCATGTCTGATAACAGGGTCAGCAACTTATACCATGACTTCCCTTCCAGGAACAACAGCTTTAACCAATGTTATCCCAACTCAATATTTAGGAACAACATTGACTGCTGCTCCTGTATTTGGAATTCTTGCTGCTATAGCAATGTTTACAATGGCAATGGTGTATATGGGATATGCAGAAAGGCTGGCTAGAAAGAGAGGAGAAGTTTGGAGCTATCCTGAAAATGCTGATCCCTTGCTATATGAAATAAAAGACAGAAGCCAGCTTCCTTCAGTAACAATATCTTTTACACCACTTATATCTCTTGTACTGATAATTATTTTAGGAAGCAGATTTGTAGCTAACTCAACTATGCTTGCAGTATTGGGAATGCTAACAGGGGCATTACTTACATATGTTTTAAATATTGGAAGATTTAAAGATAAAGATATGAAAAATATTTTTACAGCAGGGCTGGAAGGTGGAATAACAAGTATAGGTGGACTGGCAGGAGTTGTAGGGTTTGGAACAGTTGTATCTAATTCAATAGCCTTTAAACATATAGTAAATTGGGTACTGGGACTGGGATTAAATCCATATGTTCAAGCTATTGTAGCCACAATGGTAGTATGTGCAGTTACAGGTTCTTCATCTGGAGGATTGAAAATTATGTATGATTCACTGGGGAAAACTTTCCTGTCATCAACTGCAAATCTTTCTTTTTTACATAGACTGTCATCAATTTCAGCTTCAGCACTGGATACACTCCCACATTCACCAGGATTATTTCTGATGTTTGCAGTATTGGGACTGAATCATAAAACTGCCTATAAGCATGTATTTGTATGCAGTATTGTAATTCCATCTATTGTAACAATAGTTTCTACAGTGTTGATAATATTATTTAAGGTATAAGTCTTAGTCAGGAAAATAAAAACTTCAGGTAAAAAGAGTATTATCTAGAAATATTATCTCATATGCAAAGATGAAATAGAAAAAATTAAAGAAAAGATTTTATAAAAGGAAATAATTAATAGAGGCTAACTATATCATATTATTATACAAGGAGCTAGAAATCTTCATAATTAAGTGATTATTTGTAAAAAATAAAAAAAATTAAACATTATAAATATTGAGTTTATCTTAAAATAAAAAATTGACAAATAGGGAGGAATAATTTATGTC is a genomic window of Fusobacterium sp. containing:
- a CDS encoding ketopantoate reductase family protein yields the protein MKIAILGCGAMGTVMGAYMTKNGLNVEMIDSYKEHVDMLNKNGAHIIGSVDMTVPVKAITPEEMKGVYDIVFLLTKQTANDVVLKNLLPHLNENSTVCTLQNGVPEHFVAEYAGEKRTVGGTVLWGATFIEPGISELTQDIRKNDHLFEIGEIDGAIGERIKKVADMLGYMGKAKITDSLMASRWGKLINNACMSGMSAACGATFGEILKNEKSRACLSYLAREVKKCCEAEGYKLPILLNEQEPYSCDIKDQEMFNTNQKMFLEMYKDMHTAKASMLQDLEKEKKTEVQMINGYVSSTGDKHNIHTPFNDTIVEIVTKIEGKILPLSMDNLKYFNDDLFEFEYYQE
- a CDS encoding GntP family permease; protein product: MDILSVLGLILAVIVLIIGAYKGLGALPLTLLASAVVILTSRIPIWTGFSQHYMSGYTNAYFSYFLLFCSSALYAKLMDISGCATSIGYKFIDWFGKKRVLLVSTLIISVLTYGGVSLFVVVYAVAPIMFLLFKEANLPRHLTMACLITGSATYTMTSLPGTTALTNVIPTQYLGTTLTAAPVFGILAAIAMFTMAMVYMGYAERLARKRGEVWSYPENADPLLYEIKDRSQLPSVTISFTPLISLVLIIILGSRFVANSTMLAVLGMLTGALLTYVLNIGRFKDKDMKNIFTAGLEGGITSIGGLAGVVGFGTVVSNSIAFKHIVNWVLGLGLNPYVQAIVATMVVCAVTGSSSGGLKIMYDSLGKTFLSSTANLSFLHRLSSISASALDTLPHSPGLFLMFAVLGLNHKTAYKHVFVCSIVIPSIVTIVSTVLIILFKV